CCGTCAGAACATCGTCAGGTTCGTCGCCCAGGAGGTCAAGAAGGACGAGAAGATCCCCGCCTTCGACAAATACGCCGTCGGAGAGATCCTCAAGGAGGGTCAGCGCCGTTCGGGCAAGAAGGGAGAGATCACGCTCAGGATGAGGGAGCTCGGAGGACTGATCCGTATCGCAGGAGATATGGCTGTTAACAACGGCGACAAAGTCGTCACATCCGAGCATGTGATGCTCGCAAGGGAGACAGCCCGCAGTCTCGAGCAGCAGATTGCCGATAAGCAGATCGAGGGAATGATGAGATACCAGCTCTTCCACAACAGCGGAGAGGCGGTCGGACTCATCAACGGTCTCGCGGTTCTGTCCAACGGCAACTCGTCGGAGATGTCCGGAATGGTCATGCCCCTGGCCGCTGAGGTCACCCCAGCACAGAGCAAGAAGGGCGGAAAGATCATCGCAACCGGTCAGCTCGGAAAGATTGCACAGGAAGCAGTCGACAACATCTCAGCCGTCATCAAGAAGTACACGCTCACGGACCTGTCCGCCCTGGACATCCACATCGAGTACGTCGCAGCCTACAACGGTGTCGACGGTGACAGCGCATCGGTCACGATGGCCACCGTGATCATCTCCGCATTGGAGAACATCCCCATCCGTCAGGACCTGGCGATGACAGGTTCGCTGAACGTCAGGGGAACTGTCATGCCCATCGGAGGAGTAACCGCCAAACTCGAGGCGGCAGCCAACTCCGGAATCAAGGTCGCGCTCATCCCCAAGGAGAACGAGAAGGACGTCATGATCGACAGGAAGTACTACGACATGATGGAGATCTACACCATGCAGACCCTCCGTGACGTGTTCGAGTACGCATTCGTGGACTGCCCTGCCAAGCAGAAGTACCTGGATGCACTCCTTCCGCTGAATCCCTCCGGAGAATCTACCGCTGAGAAGGTCAAGATCCCTCCGAAGTACAAGAAGGACAGGAAGCGCTCCAAGGTCGCCAAGAAGGAGCCTGTGGCCGAGGAGGCCGAGACCGTCGCCGAGCCCGAAGAGGTCGAAGTGACCGTCGAAGTTGAGTCCGAGGACTGAAACATTATTCATAGGGCGGGTAGAACCCGCCCTTTTCTTATCTATTTAAATAACCCGTGCGCAATTGTCCCTTATTATGACCAGCAGGGTTGCTAAGATCAAGCGCGAGACCAGGGAGACCAACGTCTCAGTGGAACTGAATCTGGACGGAACGGGGAAATTCGATGTCGATTGCGACCTCCAGTTCCTCAAGCACATGGTGGAGACACTCGCGAGGTACGCAGAGTTCGACATCAAGGTGAAAGCCTCCGGAGACAACGACCACCACCTCATCGAGGATGTGGCCATCACCTTGGGAAAGGCGATGAGGGATGCCATCGGAGAGCAGCCCATAGAGAGGATGGCAACCGCCACCGTCGTCATGGACGACGCGATGGTGATGACATCCTTGGACCTTGTGGACAGGCCGTACTGCGAGGCAGACTGCCCCGATCCGCTGTACATCCACTTCTTCAGGAGCTTCGCCATGACCGCCGGAATCACCTTGCACATACTGGTCATCCGCGGTTTCGACGAGCACCACATCATAGAGGCCGGTTTCAAATCGATGGGAAAGGCCCTCAAGGAAGCAGTGAAGGTCAGGAAGACCGCCCTCAGCAACAAGGGCACTGTAAAAGTAAAGTGATTCCAATGCTCACCAAGAGGATCATCCCCTGCCTCGACATGAGGGGCGGGAAGGTAGTCAAGGGAATCAACTTCCAGAACATCAAAGAGGTAGGGGACCCTCCGACCATGGCCATCGACTATGAAGGCCAGGGTGCGGACGAGATCACCTTCCTGGACATCTCCGCATCGCAGGAGGAGAGGGCAACGATGCTCGATGTGGTAACCAAGACCGCAGAGGGCCTGAACGTCCCGCTCTGCGTAGGCGGAGGAATAAGATCGGTGCAGGATGTGAGGAACACCCTGAACGCAGGAGCGGACAAGGTATCGATCAATTCCGCCGCGGTTCAGAACCCGGACATAATTACGGAATGCTCCAACGCATTCGGCTGCCAGTGCATAGTCGTCGCCATCGACGGAAAGTGGAAGGACGACCACTGGGAGGTCGTAACGCACGGGGGAACGAGGTTCACGGGCATCGATGCCATCGAGTGGGCGAAAGAGGTCGAGGACCTCGGGGCAGGGGAGATCCTGTTCACATCCATGGACGCCGACGGCGTCAAGACAGGTTACGACATAAAGCCCACAGCTCTGATCTCTGACGAGGTCAGGATCCCCGTGATCGCATCCGGAGGATGCGGTTCGAAGGAGCATATATTGGAGGTCTTCCAGCAGACCAATGCGTCGGCTGCGCTGGCGGCCTCGATCTTCCATTACAAGGAATACACCGTCGGAGAGGTCAAGGAGTACCTCAGGGACAACGGAGTGTGCGTAAGATGACAGAACTCAAATTCGATGATAAGGGACTGATCCCCGTTGTGGTCCAGGATTGGATCACTAACGAGGTTCTCATGGTCGCCTGGGCCAATGCAGAGGCTGTGGAGCTCATGAAGACTACAGGATACACCCACTTCTGGTCCAGAAGCAGGCAGAAGATGTGGAAGAAGGGCGAGGAGTCCGGACATGTCCAGAAGATCAAGTCCATCCAGACCGACTGCGATGAGGACACCCTCCTGGTGAGGGTGGAGCAGACCGGAGTGGCCTGTCATCTCGGAAAGCCGTCATGCTTCGACGAGGTCATCTTCGGAGAGACCGACGAGACGATGGCGATCATCCCCGACCTCAAGCGCGTGATTGAGGACAGGCACCAGAATCCCTCCGATGAGAGCTACACGTGCAAGCTGTTCAACGACGAGACCCGCATGTGCAAGAAGGTCATCGAGGAAGCCGGAGAGTTCGCACTGGCGATAAAGGACAAGGACACGGATGAGATGGCCTGGGAACTGGCCGACCTGATCTACCACGCAATGGTGGCCATAGAGAAGACAGGCCTCCCGATGTCCGAGGTCTACAAGAAATTGAAGGAGAGGGCAGAATGAGAGCAGACCTTCACACGCACACAGTCTACAGCGACGGGGAACTCATCCCTGCCGAACTGGTCCGCAGGGCCATGTACAAGGGACACGATCTGATCGCAATCACCGACCACGTAGACATGACCAACGTCGAATGGGTGGTCACGAACATGGTGAAGGCCGTCGACCTCTGCGAGGATTACATAAAGGTCATCCCCGGAGTCGAGATCACACATGTCCCTCCGAAGCAGATCGATAAGGTCGCGAAGATGGCCAGGAAGTTCGGTGCGGAGTGGATAGTCGTCCACGGAGAGACCGTCACCGAGCCCGTGATGCCCGGGACCAACCGTGCATCCGTCGAGAATCCCGAGATCGATATCCTGGCGCACCCCGGATTCATCACGTTGGAGGAGGCGCAGATCGCCAAGGACAACGACGTCATCCTGGAGGTCACCGGAAGGGCAGGTCACAACATCACCAACGGACACGTCGTGAACATGGCCAGGGCTGTCGGCGCCAAGATGGTAATCGATTCCGACACGCACCAGCCTGAGAATCTGATGAACGATGCTGAGGCATTAGTAGTGGCTCTCGGAGCTGGTCTGACAGACAAAGAAGCAGAGACCGCTCTCCATGTAACACCCTATGAGATGACCAAGCATTTATGATGTGCCAGCACGTCCAATTAGCAAATCGGTTAAATATGGGAGTTAAGATGGCGTACTATGCCTGAGATAGCGATAATCGGCGGAACCGGAATCTATAACCCGGATACTTTCGAACTCATCGACAAGGTCTTTCCAGACACACCTTACGGAAAGCCCTCTGACGAGATCCTAATCGGGAAGATCGCTGGCGTGGAGATCGCTTTCCTCCACCGCCACGGCACGACTGTGCCCCACCCGCCGTCCACCGTGCCCTACAGGGCCAACATGTACGCTCTCAAGGAACTTGGATGCAAGTATGTGATCTCCGCATGTGCGGTCGGATCACTGCAGAGGAAGTTCGCAAGCGGTGACCTGGTCATCGTTGACCAGTTCGTGGATTTCACCAAGAAGCGCGATTACACCTATTTCGACGACTCGATCACTCACATCGCTATCCCCGAGCCGTTCTGCCCCTATCTCAACTCCGTCTTCGTGGATACCGCCAAGAAGCTGGGCATCAAATATCACAACGGCGGAACATACGTCTGCATCGAGGGCCC
The nucleotide sequence above comes from Methanomassiliicoccales archaeon LGM-RCC1. Encoded proteins:
- the lonB gene encoding ATP-dependent protease LonB, with the translated sequence MTEDKKKVSKLSVEAWVDAQTFNTTDDIEIPNMMADRVIGQDRAVEIMKKAASQKRHVMLIGEPGTGKSMLANSMVEYLSKEALEDIVAYHNPEDFNEPRIRVFPAGKGKAVVNEQKAAAAAQKNQKNSAYIYVCIALLILGLIGAMYFGYTIALLAFMGVFLILMLYRSPMQQRTEVAIVPKVLVGHDPGDMPPFVDATGTHAGALLGDVRHDPFQSGGLETPSHDRIEAGCIHKANKGVLYIDEINLLRIESQQAILTAMQEKKMSITGQSERSSGALVKSEPVPCDFILVCAGNLDAIQGMHPALRSRIRGYGYEVFMETNMPDTDENRQNIVRFVAQEVKKDEKIPAFDKYAVGEILKEGQRRSGKKGEITLRMRELGGLIRIAGDMAVNNGDKVVTSEHVMLARETARSLEQQIADKQIEGMMRYQLFHNSGEAVGLINGLAVLSNGNSSEMSGMVMPLAAEVTPAQSKKGGKIIATGQLGKIAQEAVDNISAVIKKYTLTDLSALDIHIEYVAAYNGVDGDSASVTMATVIISALENIPIRQDLAMTGSLNVRGTVMPIGGVTAKLEAAANSGIKVALIPKENEKDVMIDRKYYDMMEIYTMQTLRDVFEYAFVDCPAKQKYLDALLPLNPSGESTAEKVKIPPKYKKDRKRSKVAKKEPVAEEAETVAEPEEVEVTVEVESED
- the hisIE gene encoding bifunctional phosphoribosyl-AMP cyclohydrolase/phosphoribosyl-ATP diphosphatase HisIE, coding for MTELKFDDKGLIPVVVQDWITNEVLMVAWANAEAVELMKTTGYTHFWSRSRQKMWKKGEESGHVQKIKSIQTDCDEDTLLVRVEQTGVACHLGKPSCFDEVIFGETDETMAIIPDLKRVIEDRHQNPSDESYTCKLFNDETRMCKKVIEEAGEFALAIKDKDTDEMAWELADLIYHAMVAIEKTGLPMSEVYKKLKERAE
- the hisF gene encoding imidazole glycerol phosphate synthase subunit HisF, which gives rise to MLTKRIIPCLDMRGGKVVKGINFQNIKEVGDPPTMAIDYEGQGADEITFLDISASQEERATMLDVVTKTAEGLNVPLCVGGGIRSVQDVRNTLNAGADKVSINSAAVQNPDIITECSNAFGCQCIVVAIDGKWKDDHWEVVTHGGTRFTGIDAIEWAKEVEDLGAGEILFTSMDADGVKTGYDIKPTALISDEVRIPVIASGGCGSKEHILEVFQQTNASAALAASIFHYKEYTVGEVKEYLRDNGVCVR
- a CDS encoding imidazoleglycerol-phosphate dehydratase, coding for MTSRVAKIKRETRETNVSVELNLDGTGKFDVDCDLQFLKHMVETLARYAEFDIKVKASGDNDHHLIEDVAITLGKAMRDAIGEQPIERMATATVVMDDAMVMTSLDLVDRPYCEADCPDPLYIHFFRSFAMTAGITLHILVIRGFDEHHIIEAGFKSMGKALKEAVKVRKTALSNKGTVKVK
- the mtnP gene encoding S-methyl-5'-thioadenosine phosphorylase, yielding MPEIAIIGGTGIYNPDTFELIDKVFPDTPYGKPSDEILIGKIAGVEIAFLHRHGTTVPHPPSTVPYRANMYALKELGCKYVISACAVGSLQRKFASGDLVIVDQFVDFTKKRDYTYFDDSITHIAIPEPFCPYLNSVFVDTAKKLGIKYHNGGTYVCIEGPRFSTRAESRMFRQFGDIIGMTVVPECQLARELGMCYCSLATITDYDAWKEETVDIEMVKKTMASCLDKVLKLLEAGLPKIKTEGCKSCITAAKACGAIE
- a CDS encoding histidinol phosphate phosphatase domain-containing protein is translated as MRADLHTHTVYSDGELIPAELVRRAMYKGHDLIAITDHVDMTNVEWVVTNMVKAVDLCEDYIKVIPGVEITHVPPKQIDKVAKMARKFGAEWIVVHGETVTEPVMPGTNRASVENPEIDILAHPGFITLEEAQIAKDNDVILEVTGRAGHNITNGHVVNMARAVGAKMVIDSDTHQPENLMNDAEALVVALGAGLTDKEAETALHVTPYEMTKHL